A portion of the Pseudomonas protegens CHA0 genome contains these proteins:
- the pelG gene encoding exopolysaccharide Pel transporter PelG: MAGIGFELRKILSRDSYTATLHAYVYAGLISSGPWVLSILSVMLVGVISLGLVVPEVLIRQFLITVTYLMATSLILTGGLQLFFTRFVSDRLFERKYEQILPNLVGVLLLVTLGSGALGILLLVTLFDQALIYRLLTLANFVVLCNLWLVIIFLSGMKAYNRILLVMLVGYGLMVGSAFYLRYMGMEGLLLALLLGHSTLLFLFLYDILREYRAEKLVAFDFLDRRQVFVSLLLTGLCYNLGIWIDKFIFWFNPETSSQVIGPMRASILYDLPIFLAYLAIIPGMAVFLVRIETDFAEWYDRLFRAVRDGETLQHIGSLKAEMTFSIRQGLLEICKVQGLTVVLLFLFGPRLLEWLGMSSYYLPLFYIDLIGVSIQVVFMAILNVFFYLDKRAIVLELCLLFVALNAALTLLSLHLGPSFFGYGFTLSLLICVLLGLTRLSTALDDLEYETFMLSR, encoded by the coding sequence ATGGCCGGCATCGGTTTCGAACTGCGCAAGATTCTCTCCCGCGACTCCTACACGGCGACCCTGCACGCCTATGTCTATGCCGGCCTGATCAGTTCCGGGCCCTGGGTGCTGTCGATCCTCAGCGTGATGCTGGTGGGGGTGATCAGCCTCGGGCTGGTGGTGCCGGAGGTCCTGATCCGCCAGTTCCTGATCACCGTCACCTACCTGATGGCCACGTCGCTGATCCTGACCGGCGGCCTGCAGCTGTTTTTCACCCGTTTCGTGTCCGACCGCCTGTTCGAGCGCAAGTACGAGCAGATCCTGCCGAACCTGGTGGGCGTACTCTTGCTGGTGACCCTGGGCTCCGGGGCGCTGGGCATCCTGCTGCTGGTGACCCTGTTCGACCAGGCGCTGATCTACCGCCTGCTGACCCTGGCCAACTTCGTGGTGCTGTGCAACCTGTGGCTGGTGATCATCTTCCTCTCGGGGATGAAGGCCTATAACCGCATCCTTCTGGTGATGCTGGTGGGGTATGGCTTGATGGTCGGCAGCGCCTTCTACCTGCGCTACATGGGCATGGAAGGGCTGTTGCTGGCGCTGCTGCTGGGGCACAGCACGCTGCTGTTCCTGTTTCTCTACGACATCCTGCGCGAGTACCGGGCCGAAAAGCTGGTGGCCTTCGACTTTCTCGACCGCCGCCAGGTGTTTGTCAGCCTGCTGCTGACCGGGCTTTGCTACAACCTGGGGATCTGGATCGACAAGTTCATCTTCTGGTTCAACCCGGAAACTTCGAGCCAGGTGATCGGGCCGATGCGCGCGTCAATTCTCTACGACCTGCCGATCTTCCTCGCTTACCTGGCGATCATTCCCGGGATGGCGGTGTTCCTGGTGCGCATCGAAACCGATTTCGCCGAATGGTACGACCGCCTGTTCCGTGCCGTGCGCGATGGCGAGACCTTGCAGCACATCGGTTCGCTGAAGGCCGAGATGACCTTCTCGATCCGCCAGGGCCTGCTGGAAATCTGCAAGGTCCAGGGGCTGACGGTGGTCCTGCTGTTCCTCTTCGGCCCGCGCCTGCTGGAGTGGCTGGGGATGTCCAGCTACTACCTGCCGCTGTTCTACATCGACCTGATCGGGGTGAGCATCCAGGTGGTGTTCATGGCGATTCTCAACGTGTTCTTCTACCTCGACAAACGCGCCATCGTGCTGGAGCTGTGCCTGCTGTTCGTGGCCCTCAATGCCGCCCTGACCCTGCTCAGCCTGCACCTGGGGCCGAGCTTCTTCGGCTATGGCTTTACCCTGTCGCTGCTGATCTGCGTGCTGCTGGGGCTGACGCGGCTGTCGACGGCGCTGGATGACCTGGAGTACGAGACGTTCATGCTCTCGCGTTGA